In one window of Syngnathus scovelli strain Florida chromosome 20, RoL_Ssco_1.2, whole genome shotgun sequence DNA:
- the LOC125989997 gene encoding janus kinase and microtubule-interacting protein 3-like, producing the protein MELEAMLYEALPQRYCPATDGEKASHAGVNDVLTADQRQELRSAVDQWKRALMCELRERDACILQKTMDLLHSAQQRNKELKEFIEAQKRQIKQLEEKFLFLFLVFSLAFILWP; encoded by the exons atggagctggaggccatgttgtacgaggcgctaccgcagcggtactgccccgccacggacggcgaaaaagccagccacgctggcgtgaatgacgtgctgacggcggatcagagacaagagcttaggagcgccgtggaccaatggaagcgagccctgatgtgcgagttgagggagcgcgacgcttgcatcctccaaaagacaatggatctgctgcacagcgcgcaacag aggaacaaagagctgaaagaattcatcgaagctcagaagagacaaatcaaacaattggaggagaagtttctgtttctctttctagtattctccttggccttcattctgtggccctaa